Proteins encoded in a region of the Zea mays cultivar B73 chromosome 2, Zm-B73-REFERENCE-NAM-5.0, whole genome shotgun sequence genome:
- the LOC103647154 gene encoding probable WRKY transcription factor 70, protein MACVADRQAAVREVAQVYELIKLQQPLLLLHSSSSHLAQSLLGKALRALNVALSVMNQQQPPPPPPAVAPVTVVVVKAEPHLSPPSPASADSEATAPPARRGAKRTRRSAAPVGGKKNSSSWATLTAVPYDDGYEWRKYGEKKINGTLFTRSYFRCTYKDDAGCLATKHVQQMDSDDNSSPPMFHVTYHNDHTCSSAKAAAKANTGSSSNNNSHLAALLADCCDGSGCNKGLTTTTINGHAAAAAAAMNMNMKQEPSLLPPPPPLAEPPSACFPYDQMPQQCHQLLFPVSMEQQFPGNGEEIPSAAGSCISGETSWDGYYYSGDMAAAEDDRFHDLERFLLGDSFMDYQY, encoded by the exons ATGGCTTGCGTGGCGGACCGTCAGGCCGCGGTGAGGGAGGTGGCGCAGGTGTACGAGCTCATCAAGCTCCAGcagcccctcctcctcctccattcCTCCTCGTCGCATCTGGCGCAGAGCCTCCTCGGCAAGGCGCTGCGAGCCCTCAACGTCGCCCTCTCCGTCATGAACCAGCAGcagcctccccctcctcctcctgcaGTGGCACCAGTGACCGTTGTCGTCGTCAAAGCTGAGCCTCACCTGTCGCCGCCCAGCCCGGCGTCTGCCGATTCCGAAGCCACGGCACCGCCGGCCAGAAGAGGCGCCAAAAGAACAAG ACGATCAGCGGCGCCAGTGGGAGGGAAGAAGAACTCGTCGTCATGGGCGACCTTAACCGCCGTGCCCTACGACGACGGCTACGAGTGGAGGAAATACGGCGAGAAGAAGATCAACGGGACGCTCTTCACCAGGAGTTACTTCAGGTGCACCTACAAGGACGACGCCGGCTGCCTCGCCACCAAGCACGTCCAGCAGATGGACAGCGACGACAACAGCAGCCCGCCCATGTTCCACGTCACTTACCACAACGACCACACCTGCAGCAGCGCCAAAGCTGCAGCCAAAGCCAACAcaggcagcagcagcaacaacaacagccaCCTCGCTGCATTGCTGGCAGACTGCTGCGACGGCAGCGGCTGCAACAAGGGACTGACGACCACCACCATCAATGggcatgctgctgctgctgccgccgccatgAACATGAACATGAAGCAAGAACCgtcgctgctgccgccgccgcctcctctgGCCGAACCTCCTTCCGCCTGCTTTCCTTATGACCAAATGCCACAGCAGTGCCATCAGCTGCTATTTCCTGTAAGCATGGAGCAGCAGTTCCCCGGCAATGGCGAAGAAATCCCGTCGGCTGCTGGTTCGTGCATCTCCGGCGAGACCAGCTGGGATGGGTATTATTATTCTGGGGACATGGCGGCAGCTGAAGACGACCGTTTCCACGATCTCGAGCGTTTCCTCCTGGGCGATAGCTTCATGGACTACCAGTACTAG
- the LOC103647155 gene encoding uncharacterized protein yields MLLKILLVIMALNCTMSVLFSARQSMFYLQQASRHQAVRMEMFFGSFLSESVSPQNLFGHPNVERCPFLNQYHRIDVRTEPALPFNPLAARAATISLSAFGPFGFGFFNGKGKR; encoded by the exons ATGCTATTAAAAATCCTGCTAGTCATTATGGCTTTAAACTGTACCATGTCTGTTCTATTTTCAGCTAGGCAGAGCATGTTCTATTTACAGCAGGCCAGCAGACACCAGGCAGTAAG GATGGAAATGTTTTTTGGCAGCTTTCTCAGTGAATCAGTATCACCGCAGAACCTTTTTGGACACCCAAATGTCGAGAGATGCCCATTCCTGAATCAGTATCACCGCATTGATGTCAGGACTGAACCTGCTCTACCGTTTAATCCATTGGCTGCTAGAGCAGCCACAATAAGTCTATCAGCATTTGGACCATTTGGTTTTGGCTTCTTCAATGGCAAGGGAAAAAGGTAG